Proteins encoded together in one Lathyrus oleraceus cultivar Zhongwan6 chromosome 5, CAAS_Psat_ZW6_1.0, whole genome shotgun sequence window:
- the LOC127087562 gene encoding glyoxylase I 4, which produces MKDVIGNPLRLKSVNHISLICKSVDESINFYQNILGFIPIRRPGSFDFNGAWLFGYGIGIHLLQTMDPESIPKKKEINPKDNHLSFQCESMGTVQKCLEEMKIDYARALVEENGVKVDQLFFHDPDGFMIEICNCDNLPVIPLAGDMIRSCSRLNHDIMQQQIQVVNHI; this is translated from the exons ATGAAAGACGTTATTGGAAACCCTCTACGCCTAAAATCAGTGAATCATATCTCCCTTATCTGTAAATCAGTTGATGAATCTATCAACTTCTACCAAAATATTCTTGGATTCATTCCCATTAGAAGGCCTGGATCATTTGATTTTAATGGAGCATG GCTATTTGGCTATGGAATTGGAATTCACCTTCTTCAGACAATGGATCCTGAAAGTATTCCAAAGAAGAAGGAAATTAATCCAAAAGATAATCATTTATCATTCCAG TGCGAAAGTATGGGAACAGTACAAAAATGTTTGGAGGAGATGAAGATTGATTATGCTCGTGCGTTGGTGGAAGAAAATGGAGTTAAAGTTGATCAATTATTTTTTCATGATCCAGATGGTTTCATGATTGAGATATGCAATTGTGATAATCTTCCCGTTATTCCATTAGCTGGTGACATGATTAGATCATGCTCTAGACTCAATCATGACATTATGCAACAACAGATACAAGTTGTCAACCATATTTGA
- the LOC127087566 gene encoding uncharacterized protein At2g34160, which yields MEVITEGVNNININNSDSYKKNRIQVSNTKKPLFFYVNLAKRYMQQHNEVELSALGMAIATVVTVAEILKNNGLAVEKKIMTSTVDIKDDSRGRPVQKAKIEIVLGKTENFDELMAAAAAEDGENGDAEEQNA from the exons ATGGAAGTCATAACTGAAGGAGTAAACAACATCAACATTAATAACTCCGATTCTTACAAGAAGAATCGCATTCAAGTTTCTAACACCAAGAAACCCCTCTTCTTCTATGTTAATCTCGCCAAG AGATACATGCAACAGCATAACGAGGTGGAACTCTCAGCACTAGGAATGG CTATTGCTACTGTAGTAACTGTTGCTGAGATTTTGAAAAATAACGGACTTGCCGTCGAAAAGA AAATCATGACATCAACTGTTGATATAAAGGATGATTCTAGAGGTAGACCTGTCCAAAAGGCCAAG ATCGAAATAGTACTTGGAAAGACGGAAAATTTTGATGAGCTGATGGCAGCTGCGGCCGCTGAAGATGGTGAAAATGGAGATGCTGAAGAACAGAATGCTTaa